A window from Streptomyces sp. NBC_00271 encodes these proteins:
- a CDS encoding DUF2752 domain-containing protein translates to MRRVNAETRRVTRPRPAEWVVPRRLAVPAGTLAAVAGAFAYVGAVDPNQPGHYPVCPLLRYTGLYCPGCGGLRGAHAFVHGDFAAALTDNALAFAGYFVFAVVWIVWAVRSARGRPLRIDLGPVHLWSVGVLLLVFTLVRNLPFGGWLHP, encoded by the coding sequence ATGCGACGGGTGAACGCCGAGACCCGGAGGGTGACGCGGCCCCGACCTGCCGAGTGGGTCGTGCCGCGGCGGCTCGCCGTCCCCGCGGGGACGCTCGCGGCCGTCGCCGGCGCCTTCGCGTACGTCGGGGCCGTGGACCCCAACCAGCCCGGGCACTACCCCGTCTGCCCGCTGCTGCGCTACACGGGCCTGTATTGCCCCGGCTGCGGCGGTCTACGCGGCGCGCACGCCTTCGTGCACGGGGACTTCGCGGCGGCGCTCACGGACAACGCGCTCGCCTTCGCGGGCTACTTCGTCTTCGCGGTGGTGTGGATCGTCTGGGCGGTCCGCTCGGCCCGCGGACGGCCGCTGCGGATCGACCTGGGGCCCGTGCACCTGTGGAGCGTGGGCGTGTTGCTCCTGGTCTTCACCCTTGTCCGGAACCTGCCCTTCGGCGGCTGGCTGCACCCTTGA
- the trpM gene encoding tryptophan biosynthesis modulator TrpM → MACVRAAAAGARDPYARLARGCRPRGCRAPARRVHGRRVRYVIGDEPGQVNGMRWPAGARVSGAVPGPPHPAVS, encoded by the coding sequence GTGGCGTGCGTGCGGGCGGCTGCGGCCGGGGCGCGCGATCCCTACGCCCGCCTCGCCCGCGGCTGTCGGCCGCGCGGCTGCCGGGCACCGGCCCGCCGCGTCCACGGGCGCCGCGTGCGGTATGTCATCGGCGACGAACCGGGCCAGGTCAACGGCATGCGATGGCCCGCCGGCGCACGCGTATCAGGCGCCGTTCCGGGCCCGCCGCACCCCGCGGTGAGCTGA
- the trpC gene encoding indole-3-glycerol phosphate synthase TrpC, with protein sequence MSVLDEIIDGVRADLAERQARVSLDELKERAAKAPAAKDGLAALRGDGVKVICEVKRSSPSKGALAAIADPAALAADYEAGGAAVISVLTEQRRFGGSLADLEAVRARVDIPVLRKDFIVTSYQLWEARAYGADLALLIVAALDQAALESLIERAESIGLTPLVEVHDEDEVERAVDAGAKVIGVNARNLKTLKVDRTTFERIAPEIPSGLVKVAESGVRGPHDLIAYANAGADAVLVGESLVTGRDPKTAVADLVAAGAHPALRHGRS encoded by the coding sequence GTGAGTGTGCTCGACGAGATCATCGACGGAGTCCGTGCCGACCTCGCGGAGCGGCAGGCGCGCGTCAGCCTCGACGAGCTCAAGGAGCGCGCGGCGAAGGCTCCCGCGGCCAAGGACGGCTTGGCCGCCCTGCGCGGCGACGGCGTCAAGGTCATCTGTGAGGTCAAGCGCTCCAGCCCGTCCAAGGGTGCGCTCGCCGCGATCGCCGACCCCGCGGCCCTGGCCGCGGACTACGAGGCGGGCGGCGCGGCCGTCATCTCGGTCCTGACCGAGCAGCGCCGCTTCGGCGGCTCGCTGGCCGACCTGGAGGCCGTCCGCGCCCGGGTCGACATCCCCGTGCTCCGCAAGGACTTCATCGTCACGTCGTACCAGCTGTGGGAGGCCCGCGCGTACGGCGCCGACCTCGCGCTGCTGATCGTCGCCGCCCTCGACCAGGCCGCCCTGGAGTCCCTCATCGAGCGCGCCGAGTCCATCGGGCTCACGCCGCTCGTCGAGGTGCACGACGAGGACGAGGTCGAGCGGGCGGTGGACGCCGGGGCGAAGGTCATCGGCGTCAACGCGCGCAACCTCAAGACCCTGAAGGTGGACCGCACCACCTTCGAGCGGATCGCTCCCGAGATCCCGTCCGGCCTCGTGAAGGTCGCCGAGTCCGGCGTCCGCGGACCGCACGACCTCATCGCGTACGCCAACGCCGGCGCCGACGCGGTCCTGGTGGGCGAGTCCCTCGTCACCGGCCGCGACCCGAAGACGGCGGTCGCCGACCTCGTCGCGGCCGGGGCCCACCCCGCGCTGCGCCACGGACGGAGCTGA
- a CDS encoding HGxxPAAW family protein, translated as MAGSSHGHTPAAWTGVIIAFIGFCVAGAFMVMANPLGFWAGMVIVVLGGVVGMAMRAAGLGQPKRTAAPAVAHPVREAVGAES; from the coding sequence ATGGCGGGCAGCAGCCACGGTCACACCCCGGCCGCCTGGACCGGTGTCATCATCGCCTTCATCGGTTTCTGCGTCGCGGGTGCCTTCATGGTGATGGCCAACCCGCTGGGCTTCTGGGCCGGCATGGTCATCGTCGTCCTCGGCGGAGTCGTCGGCATGGCCATGCGCGCGGCGGGCCTCGGCCAGCCGAAGAGGACCGCGGCCCCGGCCGTCGCGCACCCGGTCCGCGAGGCCGTCGGCGCCGAGAGCTGA
- the trpA gene encoding tryptophan synthase subunit alpha, whose protein sequence is MSGNIQLLSDTLAAAKAEGRSALIAYLPAGFPTVDGGIAAVKAVFEGGADIVEVGLPHSDPVLDGPVIQTADDIALKGGVKIADVMRTVREAHGATGKPVLVMTYWNPIDRYGVERFTAELAEAGGAGCILPDLPVQESALWTEHAQKHGLATVFVVAPSSKDARLAEITAAGSGFVYAASLMGVTGTRESVGAQAQDLVRRTKATTELPVCVGLGVSNATQAAEVAGFADGVIVGSAFVKRMLDAPDEAAGLDAVRALAGDLAKGVRGTA, encoded by the coding sequence GTGAGCGGCAACATCCAGCTGTTGAGCGACACCCTCGCCGCCGCGAAGGCGGAGGGGCGCTCCGCGCTCATCGCGTACCTGCCGGCCGGGTTCCCGACGGTCGACGGCGGGATCGCGGCCGTCAAGGCCGTCTTCGAGGGCGGCGCGGACATCGTCGAGGTCGGTCTGCCGCACAGCGACCCCGTCCTCGACGGTCCCGTCATCCAGACCGCCGACGACATCGCCCTCAAGGGCGGCGTCAAGATCGCCGACGTCATGCGCACGGTCCGTGAGGCGCACGGGGCCACCGGGAAGCCGGTGCTCGTCATGACGTACTGGAACCCCATCGACCGCTACGGCGTCGAGCGCTTCACCGCCGAACTGGCGGAGGCGGGCGGCGCGGGCTGCATCCTGCCCGACCTGCCCGTCCAGGAGTCGGCGCTGTGGACGGAGCACGCGCAGAAGCACGGCCTCGCGACCGTTTTCGTCGTCGCGCCCAGCAGCAAGGACGCCCGGCTCGCGGAGATCACCGCGGCCGGCAGCGGCTTCGTGTACGCGGCCTCGCTGATGGGCGTCACGGGCACGCGGGAGTCCGTGGGCGCCCAGGCCCAGGACCTGGTGCGGCGCACCAAGGCCACCACCGAGCTGCCGGTCTGCGTCGGCCTCGGGGTCTCCAACGCCACCCAGGCGGCCGAGGTGGCCGGCTTCGCCGACGGTGTGATCGTCGGCTCGGCCTTCGTCAAGCGGATGCTGGACGCGCCGGACGAGGCCGCGGGCCTCGACGCGGTCCGCGCCCTCGCGGGCGATCTGGCGAAGGGCGTGCGCGGCACGGCCTGA
- the trpB gene encoding tryptophan synthase subunit beta, with translation MPSEFFIPDPEGQIPTAEGYFGAFGGKFIPEALVAAVDEVAVEYDKAKADPEFARELDDLLVHYTGRPSSLTEVSRFAEHAGGARVFLKREDLNHTGSHKINNVLGQALLTKRMGKTRVIAETGAGQHGVATATACALFGLECTIYMGEIDTQRQALNVARMRMLGAEVIAVKSGSRTLKDAINEAFRDWVANVDHTHYLFGTVAGPHPFPAMVRDFHRVIGVEARRQILERAGRLPDAAIACVGGGSNAIGLFHAFIPDADVRLIGCEPAGHGVETGEHAATLTAGEPGILHGSRSYVLQDEEGQITEPYSISAGLDYPGIGPEHSYLKDSGRGEYRAVTDDAAMQALRLLSRTEGIIPAIESAHALAGALEVGKELGKDGLIIVNLSGRGDKDMDTAARYFGLYDTAADAVVEPDADSDTAEIEGDAK, from the coding sequence ATGCCCAGCGAGTTCTTCATTCCCGACCCCGAGGGTCAAATTCCCACCGCCGAGGGGTACTTCGGCGCGTTCGGCGGCAAGTTCATCCCGGAGGCGCTGGTCGCCGCCGTGGACGAGGTCGCCGTCGAGTACGACAAGGCGAAGGCGGACCCCGAGTTCGCCCGCGAGCTCGACGACCTGCTCGTCCACTACACCGGGCGCCCGAGCTCACTCACCGAGGTGTCCCGCTTCGCCGAACACGCCGGTGGCGCGCGCGTCTTCCTCAAGCGCGAGGACCTCAACCACACCGGGTCCCACAAGATCAACAACGTGCTCGGTCAGGCACTCCTCACCAAGCGGATGGGCAAGACCCGCGTCATCGCCGAGACCGGCGCCGGTCAGCACGGCGTGGCCACCGCCACCGCCTGCGCGCTCTTCGGCCTCGAGTGCACGATCTACATGGGTGAGATCGACACCCAGCGGCAGGCGCTCAACGTGGCCCGCATGCGCATGCTCGGCGCCGAGGTCATCGCCGTGAAGTCCGGCTCCCGCACCCTCAAGGACGCCATCAACGAGGCCTTCCGGGACTGGGTCGCCAACGTCGACCACACGCACTACCTCTTCGGGACCGTCGCGGGTCCGCACCCCTTCCCCGCCATGGTCCGCGACTTCCACCGTGTCATCGGCGTCGAGGCCCGGCGGCAGATCCTGGAGCGCGCCGGACGGCTTCCCGACGCGGCCATCGCCTGTGTCGGCGGCGGCTCCAACGCCATCGGCCTCTTCCACGCCTTCATCCCGGACGCGGACGTACGCCTCATCGGCTGCGAGCCCGCCGGGCACGGCGTGGAGACCGGGGAGCACGCCGCGACCCTGACCGCCGGTGAACCCGGCATCCTGCACGGGTCGCGGTCGTACGTCCTCCAGGACGAGGAAGGGCAGATCACCGAGCCCTACTCCATCTCGGCGGGCCTCGACTACCCGGGCATCGGACCCGAGCACTCCTACCTCAAGGACAGCGGCCGCGGCGAGTACCGCGCGGTCACCGACGACGCGGCCATGCAGGCCCTGCGCCTGCTCTCCCGCACCGAGGGCATCATCCCGGCGATCGAGAGCGCCCACGCGCTCGCCGGGGCCCTGGAGGTCGGCAAGGAGCTGGGCAAGGACGGGCTGATCATCGTCAACCTGTCCGGGCGCGGCGACAAGGACATGGACACGGCCGCCCGCTACTTCGGTCTGTACGACACCGCCGCCGACGCCGTCGTCGAACCGGACGCCGACAGTGACACCGCCGAGATCGAGGGGGACGCCAAGTGA